A single genomic interval of Candidatus Binataceae bacterium harbors:
- the glnD gene encoding [protein-PII] uridylyltransferase yields MNDALAVRDEAALVAEFARTDSAGALAREFLTQVRAELFERHRAGAGGREIVRELTAATDRLIRALYLHADAGHTRRRFSRLNQRLTIIARGGYGRGELNPYSDLDLIFLHDYKRGPYAEIVTEGMLYALFDVGLQIGHAVRNIGECMSMAAGDLWEKTAILDARFLAGDAKLYAQFEKRLISDVLDHDQSKFFKAKLEETRERHKRFGDSVYLLEPNLKEGDGGLRDLHTALWLAKVKYKVRTFADLMQKAVINERDLAEITAAQDFLYRVRNSIHFLRKRHVDQITFELQEQIAPMLGFRDVAGATASEQLMRAYYQQASVIFQFSERWLARVQEEIAPQRFRWWRQNRLIRPGVVIQQQSLGLTDADFFSRTPLNLITIFADCQAHGVELSGSAFQSVRDNLALAGEELRNSPHAGEALLTILRGPSRVAETLEAMHRAGVLGAVIPEFGNLEARVLHDLYHIYTVDRHSLAAIGYLERLRAGEFKDDNALLTEVARGCDELPLIYLSLLLHDIGKGHGHDHHERGAVLTEQVCARLGLDSEQTDLVVFLVRNHLWMSQVAQKGDVNSARTVEDFARLTGSIVRLKALYLMTFADMRAVAPKVYNKWRDMLLSELYIKALKPLEQGNKEAVDPARRLALVKHDVHEMLTAANAPPEEITKFVELMPERYFLTVPEGDIRMHFEMMLALDEGEPLVCRDRAFAQLEFTEFTVVTRDQPGLFAKIAGVLTANNLDILAGQITTRADGVALDAFRVALGLGELALEEERWDRVNRVLEKVLKGELEVAELVADALRRPFSRPSSPRRTETEVIIDNRSSEESTVVDVFTPDRAGLLFAITHTIFELGYVIHLARISTNADQAFDVFYISDGAGNKIEDLERMRALKLALLARLEAPPAAAVSASG; encoded by the coding sequence TTGAACGATGCGCTGGCAGTGCGTGATGAAGCCGCGCTGGTCGCCGAATTTGCGCGGACGGATTCTGCGGGTGCGCTCGCGCGCGAATTTCTCACGCAGGTGCGGGCGGAGCTCTTCGAGCGTCATCGCGCCGGCGCCGGCGGCCGTGAAATCGTCCGCGAACTCACCGCAGCGACCGACCGGCTAATCCGCGCGCTGTATCTGCATGCGGACGCAGGGCACACACGGCGCCGCTTCTCGCGCCTCAACCAGCGGCTGACCATAATTGCGCGCGGGGGTTATGGCCGCGGCGAGCTTAATCCGTATTCCGATCTCGATCTGATATTTCTGCACGACTACAAACGCGGTCCTTATGCGGAAATCGTGACCGAGGGCATGCTGTACGCGCTCTTCGACGTCGGGCTTCAGATCGGGCACGCCGTACGCAACATCGGCGAGTGCATGAGCATGGCGGCCGGTGATTTGTGGGAAAAAACTGCGATCCTCGACGCCCGTTTTCTCGCGGGCGACGCGAAGCTTTACGCCCAGTTCGAAAAAAGGCTGATCAGCGACGTGCTCGACCACGACCAGTCGAAATTCTTCAAAGCGAAACTCGAGGAGACCCGCGAGCGCCATAAGCGCTTTGGCGACTCGGTCTATCTGCTCGAGCCCAATTTAAAGGAGGGTGACGGCGGCCTGCGCGACCTGCATACGGCGCTGTGGCTCGCGAAGGTCAAATACAAGGTGCGAACCTTCGCAGACCTGATGCAAAAGGCGGTGATCAACGAACGCGACCTGGCGGAGATCACTGCGGCGCAGGATTTCCTCTATCGCGTGCGCAATTCAATCCATTTTTTGCGCAAGCGGCATGTCGATCAGATCACCTTTGAGCTCCAGGAGCAGATCGCGCCGATGCTTGGTTTCCGCGACGTCGCAGGCGCCACTGCGAGCGAACAGTTGATGCGCGCCTATTACCAGCAGGCCAGCGTGATCTTTCAATTCTCCGAGCGCTGGCTCGCGCGGGTGCAGGAAGAGATCGCGCCCCAGCGCTTTCGCTGGTGGCGTCAAAATCGACTGATTCGGCCGGGCGTGGTGATTCAGCAGCAGAGCCTGGGCCTCACCGATGCGGATTTTTTTTCACGGACGCCGTTGAACCTCATCACCATCTTCGCCGATTGCCAGGCGCACGGGGTCGAGCTCTCCGGCAGCGCCTTCCAGTCCGTGCGCGACAATCTGGCCTTGGCCGGCGAGGAACTGCGGAACAGTCCGCACGCCGGTGAAGCGCTGCTGACGATTTTGCGCGGACCGTCGCGGGTCGCCGAGACGCTGGAGGCGATGCATCGTGCGGGCGTGCTCGGCGCCGTCATTCCGGAATTCGGCAATCTCGAAGCGCGCGTCCTGCACGATCTCTACCATATCTACACCGTCGACCGGCATTCGCTGGCCGCGATCGGTTATCTCGAACGCCTGCGCGCGGGCGAGTTCAAGGACGACAACGCGCTGCTGACCGAAGTCGCGCGCGGCTGCGACGAACTTCCGCTGATCTATCTCTCGTTGCTCCTGCACGACATCGGTAAGGGTCACGGCCACGACCATCATGAGCGCGGCGCGGTGCTGACCGAGCAGGTTTGCGCCCGCCTCGGGCTCGACAGCGAACAGACCGACTTGGTGGTGTTCCTCGTGCGCAACCATCTGTGGATGTCGCAGGTCGCGCAGAAGGGCGACGTCAATAGCGCGCGCACGGTCGAGGACTTCGCGCGGCTGACCGGCTCGATCGTTCGCCTCAAGGCGCTCTACCTGATGACGTTTGCCGACATGCGCGCGGTCGCCCCCAAGGTATACAACAAGTGGCGCGACATGCTGCTCAGCGAACTCTACATCAAGGCGCTCAAGCCGCTCGAGCAGGGCAACAAGGAGGCCGTGGATCCTGCGCGCCGGCTGGCGCTGGTCAAGCATGACGTGCATGAGATGCTGACCGCCGCCAACGCGCCGCCGGAGGAGATCACTAAGTTCGTCGAGCTGATGCCGGAGCGCTATTTTCTGACGGTGCCCGAAGGCGATATCCGGATGCATTTCGAGATGATGCTGGCGCTGGATGAAGGCGAACCGCTGGTCTGCCGCGATCGCGCATTCGCACAACTCGAGTTCACCGAGTTCACCGTAGTCACCCGCGATCAGCCGGGACTGTTCGCGAAGATCGCCGGTGTGCTGACCGCCAACAACCTCGATATTCTCGCCGGGCAGATCACGACGCGCGCCGACGGCGTCGCGCTCGACGCCTTCCGTGTCGCGCTCGGGCTCGGCGAGCTCGCCCTCGAAGAGGAACGCTGGGATCGGGTCAACCGCGTGCTCGAAAAGGTGCTCAAGGGCGAGCTTGAGGTTGCGGAACTGGTCGCCGATGCGCTGCGCCGCCCGTTTAGCCGGCCATCATCACCGCGCCGAACCGAGACCGAAGTGATCATCGACAATCGCAGCTCCGAAGAAAGTACCGTGGTCGATGTTTTCACCCCGGATCGCGCTGGACTGCTCTTCGCCATCACCCACACGATCTTCGAGCTCGGTTACGTGATCCATCTCGCACGCATCTCGACCAACGCCGATCAGGCGTTCGACGTGTTCTATATCAGCGACGGCGCCGGCAATAAGATCGAGGATCTCGAACGCATGCGCGCGCTCAAGTTGGCGTTGCTCGCGCGGCTCGAAGCACCGCCCGCCGCCGCGGTGTCGGCCTCAGGATGA
- a CDS encoding tyrosine recombinase codes for MSAGEVAAQVSAWDTIIDRHLARIAVEHGLSRNSLEAYGGDLRDFRIFCERRDVEPGMLNARILTAWLEELATRGFKVTSQRRRLAAVRDLVRELVDVGTLGRDPTATLRLRPHPRPLPRTLTRADVEILLEAIDCTELRGMRDRAMLEIAYGCGLRVSELVSLKFYQVDLKGGVVTVLGKGGKERIVPVGGAALRALKLYLAARHQATLARSSADGRVQPAPAVTAMKPNAALFLTRLGRAMTRQGFFKALKGWVALNPQLSWISPHTLRHCFATHLLEGGADLRAVQEMLGHSDISTTQIYTHLTRAHLRKVHRTFHPRARRTPTARPSTED; via the coding sequence ATGAGCGCGGGCGAGGTGGCGGCGCAGGTTTCGGCGTGGGACACGATCATCGATCGCCATCTTGCGCGGATCGCAGTTGAGCACGGCCTCAGCCGCAATTCGCTTGAAGCATACGGCGGCGACCTGCGCGATTTCCGGATTTTCTGCGAGCGTCGCGACGTCGAGCCCGGGATGCTCAACGCGCGCATCCTGACGGCGTGGCTCGAAGAGCTGGCGACCCGCGGCTTCAAGGTGACGAGCCAGCGGCGGCGCCTCGCGGCAGTGCGCGACCTCGTGCGCGAGCTGGTGGACGTGGGGACCCTCGGGCGCGACCCGACGGCGACGCTGCGGCTGCGGCCGCATCCGCGGCCCTTGCCGCGCACCCTGACCCGCGCCGACGTCGAGATTTTGCTCGAAGCGATTGATTGCACTGAGCTGCGTGGGATGCGCGATCGCGCGATGCTCGAAATTGCTTACGGCTGCGGCCTGCGCGTTTCCGAGTTGGTGAGCTTGAAGTTCTACCAGGTGGACCTCAAGGGCGGTGTCGTGACGGTGCTAGGCAAGGGCGGCAAGGAACGGATCGTGCCGGTTGGCGGCGCAGCGCTACGCGCGCTCAAGCTCTACCTCGCGGCCCGCCATCAGGCGACCCTCGCACGCAGCTCAGCTGACGGTCGCGTGCAGCCGGCGCCTGCGGTTACTGCGATGAAGCCGAACGCGGCGCTGTTTCTCACGCGGCTGGGCCGCGCGATGACGCGGCAAGGGTTTTTCAAAGCGCTCAAGGGCTGGGTCGCGCTGAATCCGCAACTGAGCTGGATTAGTCCGCACACTCTGCGCCACTGCTTCGCCACCCATCTGCTCGAGGGCGGCGCCGACCTTCGCGCGGTGCAGGAGATGCTCGGCCATAGCGATATTTCGACGACGCAAATCTACACGCATCTGACGCGTGCGCATCTGCGCAAGGTCCATCGCACCTTCCATCCGCGCGCCCGCCGCACGCCGACCGCTCGGCCCAGCACGGAGGATTGA
- a CDS encoding site-2 protease family protein, whose amino-acid sequence MARGSNFTATLLVWAVPTIFAIVLHEVMHGFVARGLGDETAARAGRLTLNPLRHVDPFGTLIMPALLLFAHLPVFGYAKPVPVDFSRLRPRRLGMVLVAAAGPATNFTLATISALAFRFVQAHTGEFSGTGPILARMILASVLINVMLGVFNLLPLLPLDGGRVLAGLLPPGLARPFARLERYGFILLFLLLYTDWLGRIMDPLINSIVGALL is encoded by the coding sequence GTGGCGCGCGGGTCGAACTTCACGGCGACGCTGCTGGTCTGGGCCGTGCCGACGATTTTCGCGATCGTGCTGCACGAGGTGATGCACGGTTTTGTCGCGCGTGGGCTCGGCGACGAGACCGCTGCGCGCGCCGGCCGCCTGACGCTCAATCCGCTCCGCCACGTCGATCCGTTCGGCACGCTGATCATGCCGGCATTGTTGCTGTTCGCGCATTTGCCGGTGTTCGGCTACGCCAAACCGGTGCCGGTGGACTTTAGCCGGCTGCGGCCGCGGCGGCTTGGGATGGTGCTGGTTGCCGCGGCCGGACCGGCGACCAATTTCACCCTGGCGACGATTAGTGCGCTTGCTTTCAGGTTCGTCCAAGCGCATACGGGCGAATTCAGCGGCACAGGCCCGATACTCGCGCGGATGATCCTCGCGTCAGTTCTGATCAATGTGATGCTCGGCGTTTTCAATCTTTTGCCGCTGCTGCCGCTCGACGGCGGCCGCGTGCTGGCGGGTTTGCTGCCGCCGGGCCTCGCGCGGCCTTTCGCACGGCTCGAACGCTATGGCTTTATCCTCCTGTTCCTGCTCCTTTATACGGATTGGCTGGGCCGCATCATGGATCCGCTGATTAACTCGATCGTGGGCGCGCTGTTGTGA
- a CDS encoding segregation/condensation protein A, with protein sequence MTKEENQTPGASSADPPRFELPVYQGPLDLLLHLIKRAELDPHDVAASIITEQYLAHLDLMRELNLDVAGEYLVMAATLLLIKSFNLLPHPELVDTGEAEELRRDLVERLLEYQRYREAAAKLGEREILGREVFATRGEAPPPPDDSAPPYSVSVFDLVQAMAAVLKRLSDRTPGRIELRDIPVAECIPRVLAALTTDARVEFVSLFESLADRSIVIATFMALLELIRRGIVRVWQDERDGSIFLGRGERYSGADEAAATNPPAAPSANETLPREPGN encoded by the coding sequence GTGACCAAGGAGGAGAATCAGACGCCGGGAGCCTCGAGCGCCGACCCTCCGCGCTTCGAGCTACCCGTGTATCAGGGACCGCTCGACCTGCTGCTCCATCTGATCAAGCGCGCCGAACTGGATCCGCATGATGTCGCCGCCAGCATAATCACCGAGCAATATCTGGCCCATCTCGACCTGATGCGCGAACTCAATCTCGACGTCGCCGGCGAGTACCTGGTCATGGCGGCGACGCTGCTCCTGATCAAATCATTCAACCTGCTGCCTCATCCGGAGCTGGTGGATACCGGCGAGGCCGAAGAGCTGCGTCGCGACCTGGTCGAGCGGCTGCTCGAATATCAGCGTTATCGCGAGGCTGCGGCCAAGCTCGGCGAGCGCGAGATTCTTGGTCGCGAAGTCTTCGCCACTCGCGGCGAGGCGCCGCCCCCGCCCGACGACAGCGCCCCACCATACAGCGTGTCGGTCTTCGACCTGGTGCAGGCGATGGCTGCCGTCCTCAAGCGTCTCAGTGATCGAACGCCTGGGCGGATCGAGCTGCGCGACATTCCGGTCGCTGAGTGCATCCCGCGAGTGCTCGCCGCGCTCACCACCGATGCGCGCGTTGAATTCGTCAGTCTGTTCGAGAGCTTGGCCGATCGTTCGATTGTGATCGCAACCTTCATGGCGCTGCTTGAATTGATCCGTCGCGGGATCGTTCGCGTCTGGCAGGATGAGCGCGACGGTTCGATCTTTTTGGGCCGCGGCGAGCGCTACAGCGGCGCGGATGAAGCCGCAGCAACGAACCCGCCCGCAGCGCCAAGCGCTAACGAGACCCTTCCCCGCGAGCCCGGAAATTAA
- the scpB gene encoding SMC-Scp complex subunit ScpB, which translates to MEEERLKAILEGLLFAAGEPVSLARLGNALEGVARETIKQALAGLAADYAAGNRGLTLEEIAGGYQLRTLREHAAYVRRLLSAKPPRLSRPLLETLAIIAYRRQITRPEIEQLRGVDTGGVLETLLERGLTRIAGHKEVAGRPFIYETTPAFLELFGLKSLDALPDLEELRAIEEALADALDTAGQAPAAADDTLPREPTADGAGLAGDSRNSGTAQEIDQAQPDATDSDSAKS; encoded by the coding sequence ATGGAAGAGGAACGGCTCAAGGCCATTCTCGAAGGCCTGCTGTTCGCGGCGGGCGAGCCGGTGAGTCTTGCGCGCCTCGGTAACGCACTCGAGGGGGTTGCGCGGGAGACGATCAAGCAGGCGCTCGCGGGGTTGGCGGCCGACTATGCGGCCGGCAATCGCGGGTTGACGCTAGAAGAGATCGCGGGCGGCTATCAATTGCGCACGCTCAGGGAGCATGCGGCTTATGTCCGTCGTTTGCTTTCCGCCAAACCGCCGCGGCTCAGCCGCCCGCTGCTCGAAACGCTGGCGATCATCGCTTATCGCCGGCAAATCACGCGGCCCGAGATCGAGCAATTGCGCGGTGTCGATACGGGCGGCGTGCTCGAAACGCTGCTCGAGCGCGGGCTGACGCGGATTGCCGGGCACAAGGAAGTCGCGGGCCGCCCGTTTATCTATGAGACCACTCCGGCCTTTCTCGAGCTGTTTGGCCTCAAGAGTCTCGACGCGCTGCCCGACCTCGAGGAGCTTCGTGCGATCGAAGAAGCGCTCGCCGACGCGCTGGACACGGCCGGTCAAGCCCCTGCCGCGGCGGACGACACACTCCCGCGCGAGCCCACTGCTGACGGCGCAGGGCTCGCGGGTGATTCGCGGAATTCCGGCACAGCGCAGGAAATCGATCAGGCCCAGCCCGACGCGACCGATAGCGACAGCGCGAAATCCTGA
- a CDS encoding AAA family ATPase produces MRCSKCAVENREGRKFCAECGALLKIRCQSCLADNEPTEKFCGDCGAALNAGSAPASETSKVPHSNAAGERRHLTILFCDLVGSVTLTAQLDPEEWRATVAGYQRAAAEAITRFGGEVVRYVGDGIMAFFGYPVAHDNDAERAARAGLAILEAIAQLNEQPAHVKLAVRIGIDSGRVVVGAGAGNAVDAFGDTANIAARVQAAAESDTVVVTGETHRLISGLFVVEERGAPALKGIERPVQLYRVVRPSGMQGRFKAAAAAGGLTRFVGRDDELRTLLSRWARAVEGEGQVVTIIGEPGIGKSRLVQEFRERIAGERHTWLEGSTAAFFQNTPFYATAEMLRQSFNWHSNQNHERRLAALEASLKATGVEIEGAVPLIAALLELPLGDNYSPLSMPPDQQRKRLLATLVAWTMGAAKAQPLVIATEDLHWADPSTLEVTQLLVEQGATVPLMLIYTARPEFRAPWSMRAHHTQLTLNRLGARDIRTIVAQVAAQKALSDETIAAVVERTGGVPLFVEELTRAVLESGDGKLSGRDIPATLHDSLMARLDRLGAAKEVAQVGAVLGREFSYALLHAVHRVPESELQAALSELAEAELLYVQGLAPNAHYQFKHALIRDAAYEALLKSRRRELHLIVARTIDEQFPSLKETHPEVIARHWTEAGEAEQAITAWQKAGERAAARGALVEAESHYVRALGLVAGLPQDPERDRLELGLQVGLGLALWGAKGWAHAATHRAFARGQQLAENLGDTQQLILVLHGLAVSASVNGRVRIGQELAEREVLMAEVSKDRGLLCAANFILGNSLAFRARFRDAQKRYTLAKGYFDETDVQRLPVNGANYAAMDALVTLELGFPDLARRQINEALRIAERLKSSFPLAFAQMCACTLFMRLRDAQTLLEQVDELRRRTDEYPFFSGYVEFYAGSALLIQGKIAEGIERMRRATTFWEPIGFRMTRALEIAAEAQLCASEGRVDDALALMSEALRETEEFLWRRTQILRLRADLLAERGTDEAEIEAGYREAVQFASGCEARFEQLQCTARFARWLKMQGRVVEAREMLAEIYNWFTEGFDTLDLKDAKALLDELSVSGAAR; encoded by the coding sequence ATGCGCTGCTCGAAGTGCGCGGTAGAGAATCGCGAGGGGCGAAAATTCTGTGCCGAATGCGGCGCCCTCCTGAAGATCCGCTGCCAATCTTGCCTGGCTGATAACGAGCCGACAGAAAAGTTCTGCGGTGATTGCGGTGCTGCCCTGAATGCGGGCAGCGCTCCGGCCTCCGAAACGTCAAAGGTTCCGCATTCCAATGCCGCCGGCGAGCGGCGGCATCTGACGATTCTGTTTTGCGATTTGGTGGGCTCGGTCACGCTGACGGCGCAGCTCGACCCTGAGGAGTGGCGCGCGACGGTGGCGGGCTATCAGCGCGCGGCGGCCGAGGCGATTACACGTTTCGGCGGCGAAGTTGTGCGCTACGTCGGCGACGGCATCATGGCCTTTTTCGGCTATCCGGTGGCGCATGACAATGACGCCGAGCGGGCGGCGCGCGCCGGGCTCGCAATCCTCGAGGCGATCGCGCAACTCAACGAGCAGCCCGCTCACGTCAAGTTGGCGGTCAGGATCGGGATCGATTCGGGCCGCGTGGTGGTCGGCGCGGGCGCGGGCAATGCGGTGGATGCGTTCGGCGATACCGCCAATATCGCGGCGCGGGTGCAGGCCGCGGCCGAATCGGACACCGTAGTGGTTACCGGCGAAACGCATCGGCTGATCTCGGGGCTCTTCGTCGTCGAGGAGCGTGGCGCGCCGGCGCTCAAGGGCATCGAGCGGCCGGTCCAGCTCTACCGCGTCGTGCGGCCGAGCGGGATGCAGGGGCGCTTCAAAGCCGCGGCCGCGGCGGGCGGACTCACCCGGTTCGTCGGGCGCGACGATGAGCTGCGCACTCTGCTGAGCCGTTGGGCGCGCGCGGTCGAGGGCGAAGGTCAGGTCGTGACGATTATCGGCGAGCCGGGGATCGGCAAGTCGCGGCTGGTGCAGGAGTTTCGCGAGCGGATCGCCGGCGAGCGCCATACCTGGCTCGAAGGCTCGACCGCTGCGTTTTTTCAGAACACGCCCTTCTATGCGACCGCCGAGATGCTGCGGCAGAGCTTTAACTGGCACAGCAACCAGAACCACGAACGGCGGCTGGCGGCGCTCGAGGCCTCGCTCAAAGCCACCGGCGTCGAGATCGAGGGCGCCGTGCCACTGATCGCGGCGCTGCTGGAATTGCCGCTGGGCGACAACTATTCGCCGTTGAGCATGCCGCCCGATCAGCAACGCAAGAGGCTGCTGGCGACACTGGTCGCGTGGACGATGGGCGCGGCGAAGGCGCAGCCGCTGGTGATCGCGACCGAGGACCTGCACTGGGCGGACCCATCAACGCTGGAAGTGACACAGTTGCTGGTCGAGCAGGGGGCGACCGTGCCGCTGATGTTAATCTACACGGCGCGGCCGGAGTTTCGCGCGCCGTGGTCGATGCGCGCGCATCATACGCAGCTCACGCTCAACCGGCTCGGCGCACGCGACATCCGCACGATCGTCGCGCAGGTGGCGGCGCAAAAAGCCTTGTCCGACGAGACTATCGCGGCGGTGGTCGAGCGCACCGGCGGGGTGCCGCTGTTCGTCGAGGAGCTGACGCGCGCGGTGCTCGAAAGCGGCGACGGCAAGTTGAGCGGACGGGATATTCCCGCCACGCTGCATGACTCCCTGATGGCGCGGCTGGACCGGCTGGGCGCGGCCAAGGAAGTCGCGCAGGTCGGCGCGGTGCTGGGCCGCGAGTTTTCTTACGCGCTGCTGCACGCCGTGCATCGAGTGCCCGAATCTGAACTGCAAGCGGCGCTGAGCGAGTTGGCCGAGGCCGAGTTGCTCTATGTCCAAGGCCTCGCGCCCAACGCGCATTACCAGTTCAAACACGCGCTCATCCGCGACGCCGCTTACGAAGCGCTGCTCAAGAGCCGCCGCAGGGAGCTGCATCTTATCGTCGCCCGCACCATCGACGAGCAGTTCCCGAGTCTCAAGGAGACCCATCCCGAAGTCATCGCGCGCCATTGGACCGAAGCCGGCGAAGCCGAACAGGCGATCACCGCATGGCAAAAGGCTGGCGAGCGCGCGGCCGCGCGCGGCGCCTTGGTGGAAGCGGAGAGTCATTACGTTCGTGCGCTAGGTTTGGTTGCCGGATTGCCTCAGGACCCCGAACGGGATCGCCTTGAGCTCGGGCTGCAGGTCGGGTTGGGGCTGGCGTTGTGGGGCGCAAAAGGCTGGGCGCACGCCGCAACTCACCGCGCCTTCGCCCGTGGTCAGCAGCTGGCTGAGAACCTCGGCGACACACAGCAACTCATCCTGGTCCTGCACGGCTTAGCGGTTTCCGCAAGCGTGAATGGAAGAGTGAGGATTGGACAGGAACTCGCGGAGCGCGAAGTGCTCATGGCCGAGGTCAGCAAGGATCGCGGCTTGTTGTGCGCCGCCAATTTTATCCTTGGTAACTCGCTCGCCTTTCGGGCGAGATTCAGGGACGCGCAAAAGCGTTACACCTTGGCGAAAGGCTACTTCGATGAGACAGATGTACAACGCTTGCCTGTAAATGGGGCCAACTATGCGGCGATGGATGCTTTGGTCACTCTGGAATTGGGCTTCCCTGATCTTGCGCGGCGGCAGATTAACGAAGCCTTGCGGATAGCGGAACGGCTCAAAAGTTCATTCCCCTTGGCCTTTGCGCAAATGTGTGCGTGCACGCTGTTTATGCGATTGCGCGACGCGCAGACCCTCCTCGAGCAGGTAGACGAGTTACGCCGCCGCACAGATGAGTATCCCTTCTTTTCTGGTTACGTCGAATTCTACGCCGGCTCTGCCTTGCTTATCCAGGGTAAAATAGCAGAGGGCATTGAGCGGATGCGGCGGGCGACAACCTTTTGGGAGCCCATAGGGTTTAGAATGACCCGCGCGTTGGAAATCGCCGCCGAGGCACAACTTTGCGCGAGCGAAGGACGAGTTGATGACGCTCTCGCCCTAATGTCGGAAGCCCTGCGCGAAACCGAAGAGTTCTTGTGGCGAAGGACGCAGATACTGAGACTGCGAGCGGACTTGCTTGCCGAACGCGGCACCGACGAGGCTGAGATCGAAGCGGGCTATCGAGAAGCGGTCCAATTTGCTAGCGGGTGTGAAGCCAGGTTCGAACAGCTCCAGTGCACGGCACGTTTCGCGCGATGGCTCAAGATGCAGGGACGGGTCGTCGAGGCGCGCGAGATGCTCGCGGAGATCTACAACTGGTTCACCGAGGGCTTCGACACGCTCGATCTCAAAGACGCCAAGGCCCTGCTCGACGAACTGAGCGTCAGCGGCGCAGCACGCTGA
- a CDS encoding cytochrome ubiquinol oxidase subunit I — MTNLLASRIQFGFTIAFHYLFPPLSIGLGLALVAMEGAYLLTRKPIYEELTRFWIRIFSLTFAMGVATGIVMEFQFGTNWASFARFVGDIFGSTLAAEGLFAFFLEAGFLSLLLFGWERVSARVHFFATVMVALGAHFSAVWIIAANSWMQTPAGYKIVGTGAEVHAVITDFHAVIFNPSFVVRLLHTLFGAWNAGAFLILSVSAWYLLQRRNQEFARVSFNFGLAIAAIAIVGSVATGDMNARGVAQYQPAKMAAMEGVFTADQPAGLHLFGWVDAANRRVIGFEIPELLSILTYHDAHAPVRGLESFASRDWPPVQATFQCFHLMVAIGFALLGLTLGALFFRWRGTLFAQRWLLWLFIPAVLGPEFANEFGWMTAEFGRQPWIVYGLMRTSEGVSQLTHPSDVWISTILFVAIYGLLLLLFIFLLNQRIQEGPIGGPGGAPMPSTGRRGLP; from the coding sequence ATGACCAATCTGCTGGCGTCGCGGATTCAGTTCGGGTTCACGATAGCCTTTCACTACCTCTTTCCGCCGCTTTCGATCGGGCTGGGGTTGGCGCTGGTCGCGATGGAGGGGGCATACCTCCTGACGCGCAAGCCCATCTACGAAGAATTGACCCGGTTCTGGATCCGCATCTTCAGCCTGACTTTCGCGATGGGCGTTGCGACCGGAATCGTCATGGAGTTTCAGTTCGGCACGAACTGGGCGTCATTCGCGCGCTTCGTCGGCGACATCTTCGGCAGCACGCTCGCGGCCGAGGGGCTGTTCGCCTTTTTTCTTGAAGCCGGCTTCCTCTCCTTGCTGCTGTTTGGTTGGGAGCGCGTCAGCGCGCGGGTACATTTCTTCGCGACGGTGATGGTGGCGCTCGGCGCGCATTTCAGCGCCGTGTGGATCATCGCGGCGAACTCCTGGATGCAGACGCCCGCCGGTTACAAAATTGTCGGCACCGGCGCCGAGGTGCACGCCGTAATCACCGACTTCCATGCGGTTATCTTCAATCCGTCGTTTGTCGTGCGGCTGTTGCATACGCTGTTCGGGGCCTGGAACGCCGGGGCATTTCTGATCTTGTCGGTGAGCGCCTGGTATTTGCTCCAGCGCCGCAATCAGGAGTTCGCGCGCGTGTCGTTCAACTTCGGACTGGCGATAGCGGCGATCGCGATCGTCGGTTCAGTCGCCACCGGCGATATGAATGCGCGCGGCGTCGCCCAGTATCAGCCGGCCAAGATGGCGGCGATGGAGGGGGTCTTTACCGCCGATCAGCCGGCGGGACTCCATCTGTTCGGCTGGGTCGATGCGGCAAACCGGCGGGTGATCGGTTTCGAGATTCCGGAATTGCTGAGCATCCTGACCTACCACGATGCGCACGCGCCGGTGCGCGGGCTCGAGAGCTTTGCGTCGCGGGACTGGCCGCCTGTGCAGGCGACTTTTCAGTGTTTCCATCTGATGGTGGCGATCGGTTTTGCGCTCCTGGGTTTGACCCTGGGAGCGCTGTTTTTCCGTTGGCGCGGGACGCTGTTTGCGCAACGCTGGCTGCTGTGGCTGTTCATCCCGGCGGTGCTCGGACCCGAGTTCGCCAACGAGTTCGGCTGGATGACCGCGGAGTTCGGCCGCCAGCCGTGGATCGTCTACGGCTTGATGCGGACGAGTGAAGGGGTCTCGCAGCTCACCCATCCGAGCGACGTCTGGATCTCGACGATCCTGTTCGTCGCGATCTACGGGCTCTTGCTGCTGCTCTTTATTTTCCTGCTCAATCAGCGGATTCAAGAGGGTCCAATTGGTGGTCCCGGCGGCGCGCCGATGCCCTCTACCGGTCGCCGAGGGTTGCCGTGA